The Nocardioides marmorisolisilvae genomic interval CTGCTCTCCGAGATGCAGATGCACGCGCTGGCGGACAGCCTTGGAATGTCAATGGACGATCCCTGGCGCCCGTTCGACCCCGGAACCCCTGAGCACGAGCTTTGTCGTGAGCGCAGTGCCGCATTGCAACGAACGCCGGCCGTGGACGAAGCAAGGCTGAATGTGCCGACCTCGCTCGGTCACCCGTACCGCAAGCCGTTGTCAACGCAGGCCGCCCTGGGGCGCCTGCTGGCCGACACGGTGCGCGATGCGCCGGAGGTCGCGCAACGGTTGGTGACCTGCAGCCCCGACGTCGCGTCGTCGACCAACCTTGGCGGCTGGATCAACAAGACCGGTGTCTGGACGGCGCACAGCCGCCACGACTGGTTCGCCGACGACCCCGATCGCGTACTGCGCTGGTCGGAGCAGATGACTGGCCAGCACATCGAATTGGGAATCGCCGAGGTGAACCTCGTCGGGCTACTTGGCGAACTCGGGACGACCTGGAGCCGGTGGGGTCAACGACTGATCCCAGTCGCAACCCTGTATGACCCGTTTGTTGGACGGGCGCTCGAACCCTGGTCCTATGGGATCTATGCCGGTGGGCAGTCCATCCTGGTCGGCACGCCGTCCGGAGTGACCCTTGCGCCTGAGGGCGGTGCGCATCAGTCGATAACCACGCCCTCGATCGGGCTGGAGCAACCCGGCTGTGTGGCGTGGGAGCCGGCGTTCGCCCAGGATCTTGAGTGGACCTTCTTGCACGCAATCAAGAGCGTTGGAGTTCCGGGGGGTACCTCCCACTACTTCCGCCTCTCCACACGTCCGATCCCACCCGAGTTGTCCGAGCCCTCCGATGACCGCCATCTGATGGAACGTCGTCGCCGCCAGGCGATCTCCGGCGGATACAGGCTGCGGTCTTCCGCGACCGACGACGTCACCCTCGTTGGAGTCGGTGCCATCATGCCCGAGGTGATCGCAGCGGCGAACGCGCTAAGCGCCTACGACCTCACTGCGGGGGTGGTCTGTCTGACAAGCCCGGACTTGGTGTTCCGGTCCCTCCAGCAGCGAGGACTCCGAGTGCCCGGTCACGGGGGGTCGATTGTCGGGGAGTTGTTCCCAGCAACGACGCCGACCCCGATCGTGGCGGTGCTAGACGGGCATCCGCACACACTGGCCTTCCTCGCCGGTGTCAGGGGCGATCCAATCCGCAGCTTGGGAGTCACCGATTTCGGCCAGTCCAGCGCCCTCGACGAGGCTTACCAGATCCACGGCATTGACGCTGCCGCCATCGTCGATGCGGCCCTCGGCCTGCTGAACCGCTGAGGTCCACCCGGGCACACCAGCACTCGGCGCAATTCCGCGCCGATCGACGTGAGGCCCCGTTGCCTCGTTCAACTATGTGAACCAAACTTCACCTATGCCGCTCGGGACCTCCCCGTCAGCGAGGACAGTCTGTTTGCCCGTGATGCGCCGTCGATGTGGGACTTCCGGACATCGAACGGCTGGAGTGTTGACAAGATCACACTTCAACTCTAGGTTAATCCTAATTCACAGCCGAGGAGCGACAAACTCCGTCTGTCCGTCATTTGAGCACCGCGACTGCGACAGGGCCGCTGCGAACGAGGACAGCTTCATCGATGACGGTCCCCTGGCACACAAGGCCGGGAGGGGGCTGGAGCACGGGAACAAACAGATCCCCAAGCTCTGAGAGAGGTCTGCGTTTGCTAGCCAAGCGCCGGAACGCAGGCAGTCGCATCACATCGAACGCACCGTTGCCCCTAACAAACGCGCACAAGAAATTGGAGACCGAAATGCGACGCAAGACAAGCGCTGTGGTGGCGCTGAGCGTGGCGATCACCATGGGACTCTCTGGATGCGGGAGCACCAGCGGAACCAAAGGCACCAGCTCGGGCGCAAACTCTCACGACAGCACCAGTTCGGGCCAGCTGCGGATCGGCTTGGCGCTGAATGGGCCCATCAATGACAAGGGCTTCAACCAAGGGTATTACGACGGACTGGAGGCAGCGGCGAAAAAGTACGACGGAAAGATCTCGGTCGTGCAGAACCTGAAGACGCCTGCTCAGCAACAGACCGGGTTCGCCAACCTGGCCAAGTCGAACGACCTCGTCCTGCTGTCTTCTGGCGAGTTCTCCGACGTCGGCGCCCAGATCGCAAAGCAGTATCCCAAGGTGGAGTTTGTTGGCTCGCAGCCACCAGCCTCCAAGGATGTGCCAGCCAACTTTCACTATTACGGCATCAATTTCGCCAGTTCAGCCTTCTTGATCGGCGCAATCTCGGCGAAGTTGAGTAAGACGGGGACGGTCGCATTCGTCGGCGGGCCCCAGGATCCGCCGTCAACCCAGGCGAAGGCGGGATTCACCGCCGGAGCGAAATACGCAGTCCCCGGTATCAAGGTCCAGTCGAGCTTCGCTGGCTCATATGCCGATCCTGCAGCGGCGTCCTCGGCCGCGGCTGCGGAGTTCGCGAACGGCGCCGACGTGGTCGATGCATTCCTCGACTCGGGCTGGACTGGCGTCCTCCAAGCGGCGAAGAGCTCTGGAAAGGACGTCAAGGTCTTTACCGGCTCCCTGCGCAGCTGCACCGGGGGCGGCGTGGGGTTCGCCGACGAGAACTACAGCGCACTAGTCGAATTCCAGGTCAAGAGCTTCGTGAACAAGTCACTCCCCGCCGGTGGCAAACAGATCGGCCTTGAAGACGGAATTCAGACTGTGGGGTTGTGCTCATCGATCGCGAACGAAGCCGCCTATGTGAAGGAACTGACCGCGAAGGTCAACTCCAGCGCGGTCATCGTTCCGACGAGCTGACCAGCAGCGATCAGGCATCCGGAAGGGATGGCGAACTCACGTGACGGTGGCTCATGGCGCAACAGGTACGACGCTCGCGCTGGAAGCTCACAAGATCTGCAAGACCTATGGAGAAGTTGTCGCCAACGATCACGTGAGTCTCGCCATCCCTGAAGCGCAAGTGCTCGCGATCTTGGGAGAGAACGGCGCCGGAAAGTCGACCCTGATGAGCATATTGTGTGGTTTGACCCGGCCGGACTCAGGCGAGATCCGAGTCAAAGGCACGCCGCGGAGCTTCCGTCGGCCCGAGGACGCGCAGCGGGCTGGAATCGGCATGGTCCACCAGCACTTCATGCTCGTCAACGACATGACGGTCGCGGAAAACATCGCCCTCACCCGTTCGGGCCACTGGTCCTCAAACCGCCTTGCGTCCGAGGTCAAGAACGCCCTGCGATCCTTGTCGGAGGAATACGACCTTCACCTCGAGCCAGACGCTTTCATCAAGGATCTATCGGTCGGGCAGCGGCAACGAGTCGAGATCGCGAAGCTGCTGTGCGGCGACTTTCACACGTTGATCTTCGACGAGCCCAGCGCGGTCTTGACCGAACAGGAATGGCGGGACATGGGCGCGATCCTCAAGCGCCTTTCTGGCTCAGGGAAGAGCATCGTCATCGTCACCCACAAACTCGCCGAAGCCATCGAAGTCGCTTCGCAATGCGCCGTGTTGCGCAACGGACGGGTCGAGGGAGTAGTTCACACGGAGGACGTCACGACGGCGGAGCTTGCCAGAATGATGGTTGGCCGTGACGTGAGCCTGCCAACGGCCCTCATGGCACCGGCAGTTGGCGATGTCGTATTCCGGGCCGACCGGATCTGCCTTGATACCGCAGTTCGAAGCACGTCGCTCAAGGACGTGTCGTTCTCGATCCGGCGCGGCGAAATCTTCGGCGTCGCCGGTGTCGATGGCAATGGGCAGACGGGGCTCGTGCGGGTGATGTCGGGTATGCAACTGCAGACGACCGGTTGCGTTGCATTGAACGGGCATACCCTCACGCCCGGCTCGGTCGCCGCATATATCGATGCCGGAGGGGCCGTGATCCCTGAGGACCGTCAGCAAACAGGTCTCAACCTGGCGATGTCGGTCGCCGACAATCTCATCAGCAAAGACGTCAAGCGGTTCACCCGTGCTGGAATCCTGCGGCGCCCGGAGATCCGGATGCATGCGGAAGCAGTGGCCGCCGAATACGGCATCGTCGCGGCGAACGTCAAACACCCGGCCAGCAGCCTGTCGGGCGGCAATCAGCAGAAGATTGTCATCGCACGCGAACTCGGCCGCCCCTCGTCGTTTCTGATCGCATCGCAACCAACGCGAGGACTAGATCTGGGCGCAGTCGAGTTCGTGTACAAGGCCATCGAACGCTTCAGAACCGCTGGCGGAGCAGTCCTGCTCATTTCTTCAGACCTCGATGAGATCCTCACGCTGTCTGACCGGATCGCGGTGATGTCCGACGGGCACCTGTCACAACCCTGGGTCCGCGGGGCACTGTCCAAGGAGGAAATAGGTCTCCTCATGACTAGCTCAGTGTCCACGGGCGAGGATGTGCGATGAAGTCGGCATCTACGGCCCTGCGTCAACTTCTCAGCTCTGTCTTCGCGGCGGCGGCCGCCCTTGCTGTCGGCATCGTGTGCATCGGACTCAGCGGGTTTCCAGCGAAGGCGAGCCTGCGCACCATGCTTGTTGGCGCTGCCGGATCGAGTCAAGCATGGGCCGCGACGCTCAATGAAGTCGTGCCGCTGGTGCTGGTTGCACTCGCGTGGATCGTGGCCATTCGGGCCGGGCGTATCAATATCGGGTTTCAGGGTCAGATGCTCGGCGGCGCCATGTGTGCCACGGTCGTTGGCATCTACCTTCCCACCGGTGGAAGCCACGTCGGTCTGGTCGCCGCTGTCATCGCGTCCAGCTTAGGTGGTGCTGTGCTGTCCGGGCTCGCTGCTGCCCTTGCACATTGGCGCGGGGTACCCGAGATCATCTCGACCTTGTTGATGAGCTTCATGATGGTTCAAGTCGTAGCGTGGGCAATCCGCGGGCCGTTGAACGAGCCACATCAATCATTACCGCAAACCTCGCCGGTACGTTCAGGCGCCCGGTGGCCGACGCTCATTTCTGAGACGCCCCTCCACTACGACATCCTCTTATCGATCGGGCTGGCGTGCGTGGTCGCATGGGCGTTGCGCTCGACCACCTTCGGATGGCGCGCTCGGATGTCCGGTGACAATCCAGAGGCCGCCCAGCACGTAGGCATCAATACGTCCACGGTCGGCATCGTCGCGATGCTGTTGTCGGGTGGATTGGCCGGTATCGCCGGCGGCTCGCTCGTCTTGTCTTCCCTGCTCGGCAACTTGGTCGACGGCGTCGACGGCGGATTTGGGCTGGAGGGGATCGCGGTCGCGTTACTCGCGGGCAACTCGGCAATCGCATGCATTCCGGCCGCGATCCTCCTCGCCGGAGTCGACCAGGGAGGCGCGCTCACCGAGGCGAACCTGGCCGTGCCTTCCGCGCTTGTCGGAATAGTGCAGGGCTTGGTCATCGTCGCCGTTGCCGCCGCAGCCAACCTGCGGACCGGCGTCATCCGCAGGACATGGCTGACCATTCGAGACGCGCTTCCGAACCGCGCCACCGTTCGGTCAGCACGCGAGGTGACGCAATGAACGTCCTTGATGCGACATGGCTCGCATCTTCTATCGTGGCCGCAGCTCCGCTGCTGTTGGCTGCATCAGGCGAATTGGTCTCACAGCGGGCAGGGGTGCTCAACATCGGGCTCGAGGCGTACATCCTCGCCGGTGCGTTCTTCGGATATTGGGCTGAAGTGGCGACCGGCTCCCTGTGGATCGGCGTCGCGTGCGGTGTCGGGGCGGGCCTCCTCCTGGCAGCCGGGATGGGTATCGCATCCATTCAGTGTGGCGCAGACCAGCTCGTCGTTGGCATCGGCATGGTTCTGCTAGCCACGGGCGCAACGTCGTACATCTTTGATGTCCGGTTCGGTGGAACATCAACCGTTTCACTCAAGCCCATGGAAAGTGTGTCGGTACCGGTGGTCAGCGACATCCCGTTCCTGGGGCGGCCATTGTTCGACCAAAGCGTTCTCGTCTATGTTTCCTACCTCGCCGTGCCGCTCGCTGCATTCGTCCTCTACCGGACCACGTGGGGTCTCGCGGTGCGCGCCAGCGGCGAGGCTCCGGTGGCGGCTGTCGCGAACGGACTTAAGGTGAGGGCACTGCGCTGGCAGGCACTCCTCCTGTCCGGAGCTATGGGCGGCCTTGCCGGCGCCTTCCTTTCGGTCGCACAACTGGGCTTCTTCGTACATGGCATGAGCTCGGGCCGCGGCTACCTCGCACTCGCCGCGATCTTCTTCGGCCAGTGGAGAGCCAAGGGCGCGTTCCTGGCGTGCCTGATCTTCGGTGCCGCGCAGTCCCTTCAACTGCGACTGCAGGGTCTGCCCAGCGTGCCAAGATCGGTGTGGATTGTGTTCGCCATCGCCATCCTTGCCCACTTGATCTACTCGCATCGAGGCCGCGATGAGCTGTTCCGCATCGCGCACCTTCTCGAGGCCGTCGTCGCGATAGTTGTCGCAGCGTGTGGGATCTTGTCAGCTGACATCACGTTGCCCAGTGAGTTGTGGCTGGCGCTGCCATATGTGCTAAGCCTGATCGTGCTCGGACTGAGCGTCGGGACCTCCCGAATGCCGTCAGGTCTGACACTTTCGCCGCGACCGACCTAAGCGTCGCTCCTCAAGACGAGGGCGGTCTCCGGATCAATCTGCTCGGGTCGAGGTCAACGCTTGGACTGCCGCTGTCGACATCGTCTTCAGGATCGAGTCCCGATCGACCCCCTTGTTCAGCGTCGCGACCGAGTTCAGCATCGAAAAGACCGCCTGCGTGAGCAGCCGCACCTCTGGGTCCGACAGATCTGGTCGCAGCGGGGCGACAACAGCGATCCACTCCTCGGCATAGAGATTCATCGCGCGCCGAATGCGGCGGCGGTCCGCCTCGGGGAACGCAAGCTCGTTCTTGAGAAAGATCAGCGTCGTCGGGGGCCCGGAGATGATCGACCTGACATGGAAGTCGACCATCGCTGCCAACGCGGCACGAGAGTCGGGCTCGGACTCGGCAATGGCAAGCGCCGCATCGTGGAGAAAGTCCAACGGAGCCTCGACGACGGCGATGAGCAACGCCTGCTTGTTGTTGAAGTGCCGGTACAGCCCGGGCCCGGAGATGCCTGCCTTCGCGCAGATCATTCCCACGGTGACTTGGTCGTACGGATAGTGGAGGAACAAGTCGGCGGCGACCTCCATCAGAAGTTCGCGGCGCGAACGCTTTCTGACTGCCCCAGGCCATGCGACAGGAACTTGGTCAGCACTCACGGTCGATCCTCGCCACCTTGCGTCAAGACAGTGAACCGCGCGTTGCTCGCCTTGCCACCATCACGGCCAGAGGTTACCACGCATTCACCTGCGGTGATCGACAGATCTTCGCCGACCCACGCGAGACTGCCGGCCTGCTGTCGCTGGACTGTTTGCGGAAGTGCCTGTGGTCGACCCTAGCGTTGACGCTTCACATGTGTTAATTTCGATTAACAGATTCGGTTCGCGGGACGGAGGGTTGCGATGAAGTGGACGGACTGCGGCTCCTCGCCATCGAGGCTAACGAGAGGCAGCGTGGTCGTGCGTGCCGGGTGCTCACGACTCGGAGGTCCGGCGGACAGTTGCCGAAGAGTGATCCTCTCCCGAGGAGGCGCGGGATGACGCAGGGGGTGCTGATGGCGAGTCTTGATCCGGTCGTTTCTGGGGATCACCTTCGGGATCAATCCAAGCTCCGCCAGCTCTACGGTCGCTATCCAACGGGCGTTGCCGCTGTATGCGCACTGCGCGATGGTGAGCCCGTGGGCATCGTGGCGACGTCGTTCACTTCGGTTTCCCTTGAACCGGCGATTGTGTCGATCTGCGTGCAGCACACGTCTCAGACCTGGCCGATGCTTTCCGCCGACGGCGGCCGCATTGGGGTATCGGTCCTGGCTTCGACCCATCAAGACGTGTGCTTGCAGATTGCTGGTAGGCGAGAGGAGAGGTTCACCGGCGTCCCGTGGTTTGCAGGCAACTCCACCTCGGTGTTTCTCTCGGATGCAGCTGCTTGGCTCGACTGCGCGATCTCAAGATCAATCAAGGCGGGCGACCACGATGTGGTTCTCCTTGAGGTCCGCAGTGCAGCAGTGAACGAGGCGGTCGCTCCGCTCGTATTTCACGACAGCCATTTCCACACCCTCACCGCGCGTTAAGAGCGTTGCAGGCCCTGCCCCGCTCAGTCCCATGCGCACGCCTTGGCGCGCGATGCTACCCACAAGAACGTGAATGCGGCATCACTTCTCGTGCACTACCGCGGAGGTCGAGCATGTCCGTTCAGGGCGTGGCGCTCCGCGCCCAGAGGTCGCGATACAAGGCACAAACTCGTGCGATTGCGTCACGCGGTTCGATCCGTTGACATCCAGCGACTCGCAGGCTAGGTTAATTCTGATTCACATTCATAGTGGTCTTAGTCGAAGGCGGTTGGGTAGAGATGCGTTTCATCTTCATGAGCGAGGCAGAGACCGTCCCTGGGCACACCCATGAGCAGCGTTATCGCGAGCTGATCGATGAAGTGCTCTTGGCAGAGGAGGTTGGGTTCGACGCGTTTGGGACATCCGAACAGCATGTAGCGATCGGCACGGCGACTACATCTGCCCCAGAGGTCCTCTACCCCTACATGATGGCGCTGACGAAGCGGATCCAGTTCATCCATCTGGTGACGTTGTTGCCCACTCGGATCAATCACGCTTTGCGTGTCGCGGAGCGCCTCGCCACCGAAGACATCCTTTCGAACGGGCGGGTTGCGCTCGGCGTAGGTCGGGGCAATACGACCCTCGCCCTCCGCGCGTTCGAGGTGTCGCCAACTGAGAACAAGGCTCAACTTCTCGAAGGCATCGAGGTCATTCGCCGCGCGATGACCAACGACATCTTCTCCTTTGTTGGAGAGCACTACAAGATTCCACCGCGTAGCCTGGTTCCCAAGCACATCCAGCAGCCTCACCCCCCGATTCTGATGGCGACCGGCAGTCCCGAATCAGTGCGCGCTGCCGCGCAGATGGGCATCGGCGCGATGATGGGCGGGTTCTACCTCGGCTTCGATTTCTTGCAAAGCATGATCGACATCTACGACGCCGAGCTCAATGCCACGGAGCACGATGTCCCCACCCAAGCCCAGAAGGTGGCCGTGATTTCAGGCGGCATGCACTGTGCGGAGACGAACGAGGACGCGCGGCACTGGGCGTCGACACTGTTCGAAACGGTCAAGCTGTCGACCGGGGGGTACGACCGCCTGGCTCAGCTCTCCAGCGACTACGCGTACATGGGCGCGGTCAAGAATATTGACCTTGCTGACCAGCGCTACATGTTCGAGGATTCCGCCGGTTTTATCGTCGGCGACCCGGAGGCATGCATCGCGCAAGTCAAGAGATTCGCCGACATGGGCATCGATGCGATCACGATGCGAATTGACGGCCTGCCTCACCGGGAACTCATGAGGTCGATCGAGCTCTTCGGCAAGTACGTGATCCCAACGTTCAAGAACCCCCGCTCTGTAGTGCGCTCGTCCGACGAGATCCTCGTGGACATCCGAGCGGCCAGGCCCGCGCACCAAGCTGAGCTCGAGGCCTTTGAGAACGTGCACGCAGCGGTGGGAGACCCGCGATGAACACACTTGACCCCGGAGACATTTTCGCGAAGTACCCCGAAGAAGTCCTCGTTGAGCGTAAGGCCGACGGCGTCCTGCTGATCACGATGAACCGCCCAGAGCGTCTGAACGCGTTGACGATGCCGATGTTCCAGGTCATGTCGGATATCTGGGCAGACGTCGATCGCGACCCTGAGACGCGGGTGGCGGTCATAACGGGTGCCGGGCGGGGGTTCTGCACGGGGATGGACGTCCGCCAGCCCGATCCGTCGCTTGATGACGCAATCGCCCTCGCCGAGACCGAGAGGCGGCGCATCACAACTCTGCTCAACATGGACAAGCCCGTCATCTCGGCGATCAACGGCCCCGCCGTGGGTTGGGGCTTGTCGATGGCGCTGCTGGCGGACATCAGTGTCGCTGCGGAGGATGCGGTCCTCTCGGACGGGCACACTCGCATCGGGGTTGTCGCCGGTGACCACTCCTCGCTCATCTGGCCATTGCTTGTCGGGATGGCAAAGTCCAAGTACTACCAACTCACCTCGGCGAAGTTGACAGGGATCGAGGCCGAGCGCATTGGTCTCGTCAGTCTCGTCGAGCCGAAGGAACGGGTACTGGAACGAGCGCTGGAGATCGCCTCGGATCTGGCCCGGGGCTCGCAGCAAGCGATTCGTTGGACCAAACGCTCCTTGAACACAGGGTGGCTGACGAATGCGCTGCCTCAGCAGGAGCTCTCCGCTGCGCTGGAAACGATCGGCTTCGCGAGTGCGGACTATGCAGAGGCAAGGCAGGCGTTCCGTGAGGGCCGAGCGCCGGCATACCCATCAGCTCGGGGCAAAGGCCACTCCTTCGAACAGTCACCCGCGCACCTGTAGGGGGCGAGCAAACATGCCGAGCTCCACCATCGAGGAGGTCGAAGGACTGTGCACCGACGAGCACGATGGCGTGGTCATTGTGACTCTCGACCGGCCGCCTGCAAATGCGATGAACCGCGACGTGATCCGCGGTATTGCTTGCCTGTTCAACACCTTCGCGGAAGTCAGAGAGCCGCCGCCCGTGGTGATCACGGGAGGTGGCGAGCGTTTCTTCTGTGCCGGAGGTGACATCAAGGAACTGGACGGAGCCGATGTCAGCCAGATCGAGGACCGCATGCGCGAGTTCCACAGGATGCTCGTCGCGATGGACCGGTACCCGCGCCCGGTTGTTGCCGCCGTGAACGGATACTGCGTTGGCGGCGGCGTCGAATACGCGATGTTTGCCGATCTGGTGCTCGCGGCGCCCCATGCACGGTTCGGGTTCCCTGAGATCAACCACGGCCTGCTCCCAGCAGAAAAGGGAATCGAGCGAGTTGCTCGCCTGGTGGGCGTGAAGACTACGCGCGCCCTGCTCTTGACCGGCGATTTGATCGATGCCGATCGCGCTACCCAGGTCGGCCTGGTCGACGCGATCGTCGAGCCGAATGCACTCCTGGAGACTGGCATTGCTCATGCGCGGTCTGCGGGTGACAAGGCGCCCGTGTTGTACGCAGCGCTGAAGCGCGCCGTGAATGATCTCTCCGACTCCGGCGACGAGCGACGTTGTGAACTCGCGCTCGAGAATGCCCGCGCCTACTTCGACGATCCCGTCGCCAAGCGCCTCCGAGGGGGGTGGGAACAACGAAACAGATGAGGGTGGTCGCTGGACCGCTGACGCCCTCGCAACCAGAAGCCCGAGGGAGTCGGATCTGGCAACGGACGCCGGCAAGGACAGCCAGAATGCCGCTCGTTCATATCGAGAGGGTGGGAGCCTGATCACGATGTCAAACACTTCTTTACCGATTGGCGGCGCGACGCCCTACGCGCCCGCGCTCTCCACCATCGCCGGCTTCACGGCTCTGGAACGCACATTCCCACAGCTGTTGAAGGACCGCGCCGCCGCGGAGCCGAACGAGATTGCCTTCTGCCATTGGAACGGCGACCGCGCGGTCCCGACGACATGGAGCGAGTATGCGACGGCGGCGCGTGAGGTCGCGCTCGGCTTGAACCTCCTCGGTGTCGAACCCGGCGACCGCGTGGCGATCATGTCGCAAGCGTGTGCCGAGTGGGTTCAGGCGGCGCTGGGAATCTTGTCAGCAGGCGCGATCCCCGTCGGCGTATACCCCACGAGTTCTGTACTCGAAGTCAGGCAGGGCCTTGAGCACAGCGGCGCGACCGCCATCTTCTACGGCGGCTCCGAGCCTATGCCCAGGATCGTTGACATCGCTGCCGACATCGAGACCCTTCGGGCCGTGGTGAGCTTCGGTGCCGAACCGGTCGGCCTCGCTCCCTCGACAGTAGGCAAGTCGTGGGACGGACTGCGCCGAGCCGGACGTGACCACGGGCTCGTAAACCCGGCACTCTTCGATGACTTGGTCGAAGCAGGAAACATCGATCAGCCCGCCGCGCT includes:
- a CDS encoding enoyl-CoA hydratase/isomerase family protein, which gives rise to MPSSTIEEVEGLCTDEHDGVVIVTLDRPPANAMNRDVIRGIACLFNTFAEVREPPPVVITGGGERFFCAGGDIKELDGADVSQIEDRMREFHRMLVAMDRYPRPVVAAVNGYCVGGGVEYAMFADLVLAAPHARFGFPEINHGLLPAEKGIERVARLVGVKTTRALLLTGDLIDADRATQVGLVDAIVEPNALLETGIAHARSAGDKAPVLYAALKRAVNDLSDSGDERRCELALENARAYFDDPVAKRLRGGWEQRNR